From Gammaproteobacteria bacterium, a single genomic window includes:
- the nuoF gene encoding NADH-quinone oxidoreductase subunit NuoF has translation MAYPYVHEREVRMISRNFGDPAARTLDGYRERGGYNGLERAFEIGPAAVIDEVKASGLRGRGGAGFPTGLKWSFMPKAGVKPHYLLCNADESEPGTFKDRELIRWDPHQLIEGCLIAAYAMGSRHAYIYLRGEFFEASQVMARAVEEAYERGFAGRRILGSENDIEVTVHVGAGAYICGEETGLMNSLEGRRGEPRVKPPFPAAVGVYSMPTTINNVETLAAVPHIVEHGGEWYRQWGTDKSPGTKLFCVSGHVEKPGNYELPLGFPMMELIEDVCGGMAGGRALKSVIPGGSSVPLMDVEDCRECTLCYEGVEAAGSMLGCASVIVMDDRTNIVREVRRMVQFYAHESCGQCTPCREGTPWMTQVLRRIEAGGGTEADLDTLLDMSAQMTGTTICVLSDSAAAPVVSSIEKFRDEYLALIHGAERAEVA, from the coding sequence ATGGCCTACCCCTACGTGCACGAGCGCGAGGTGCGCATGATCTCGCGCAACTTCGGGGATCCCGCGGCGCGCACGCTCGACGGATACCGGGAGCGGGGCGGATACAACGGGCTCGAGCGAGCCTTCGAGATCGGGCCGGCCGCGGTGATCGACGAAGTGAAGGCATCGGGACTGCGGGGCAGGGGAGGAGCCGGGTTCCCCACCGGGCTCAAGTGGAGCTTCATGCCGAAGGCGGGGGTCAAGCCGCATTACCTGCTGTGCAACGCCGACGAATCGGAGCCCGGCACCTTCAAGGACCGCGAGCTGATTCGCTGGGATCCCCATCAGTTGATCGAAGGGTGCCTTATTGCAGCCTATGCGATGGGTTCGCGGCACGCCTACATCTATCTCCGCGGCGAGTTCTTCGAAGCCAGCCAGGTCATGGCGCGGGCGGTCGAGGAGGCGTACGAGCGAGGGTTTGCCGGGCGCCGCATCCTGGGCTCGGAAAACGACATCGAGGTGACCGTGCACGTGGGTGCCGGGGCATACATCTGCGGTGAAGAGACCGGCCTCATGAACTCCCTCGAGGGCCGTCGCGGGGAGCCGCGGGTCAAGCCGCCCTTCCCGGCCGCCGTGGGCGTGTATTCGATGCCCACGACCATCAACAACGTCGAGACGCTGGCGGCCGTGCCCCACATCGTGGAGCACGGGGGCGAGTGGTACCGGCAGTGGGGCACCGACAAGTCCCCCGGCACCAAGCTCTTTTGCGTGAGCGGCCACGTGGAGAAGCCCGGCAACTACGAGCTGCCGCTGGGCTTTCCGATGATGGAGCTGATCGAGGATGTGTGCGGCGGCATGGCCGGAGGACGGGCGCTCAAGTCCGTGATCCCGGGCGGCAGTTCCGTTCCGCTCATGGATGTCGAGGATTGCCGGGAATGCACGCTGTGCTATGAGGGGGTGGAGGCCGCGGGCTCGATGCTCGGCTGCGCCTCGGTCATCGTGATGGACGACCGCACCAACATCGTGCGGGAGGTGCGGCGCATGGTCCAGTTCTATGCGCACGAGTCCTGCGGGCAGTGCACCCCCTGCCGCGAGGGCACTCCCTGGATGACGCAGGTGCTTCGCCGCATCGAAGCGGGCGGGGGCACCGAGGCCGACCTGGACACCCTGCTCGACATGAGCGCCCAGATGACCGGCACCACCATCTGCGTGCTCTCCGATTCGGCGGCGGCCCCGGTGGTCTCCTCCATCGAGAAGTTCCGGGACGAGTACCTGGCCCTGATCCACGGCGCCGAGAGAGCGGAGGTCGCGTGA
- a CDS encoding NAD(P)H-dependent oxidoreductase subunit E, with translation MSAPARVPFRNPGWAGNTGEFDLTEADVRGTDFVGERPLDGGHESAAPSYPYMLPDKDPDAVLFEGPYRERFEKIRTRYPTARAALIPTLNLAQELRGHVSPETMDEVAALLGLASAEVRGTVTFYTMYNKQPVGRFLIQVCTNISCSLCKGEEVLDAFLRHTGTELGETSGDGDFTVIEVECLAACGFPVAVQINSRYYENVLPDDVPALLQRLREHGE, from the coding sequence ATGAGCGCTCCCGCCCGCGTGCCGTTCCGCAACCCCGGCTGGGCCGGCAACACGGGCGAGTTCGACCTTACCGAAGCGGATGTGCGCGGCACCGATTTCGTGGGCGAGCGGCCTCTCGACGGAGGCCACGAATCGGCGGCTCCCTCGTATCCCTACATGCTCCCCGACAAGGATCCGGACGCGGTCCTCTTCGAGGGTCCCTATCGGGAGCGCTTCGAGAAGATTCGCACGCGCTACCCGACCGCGCGCGCCGCCCTCATTCCGACGCTGAACCTGGCCCAGGAGCTGCGCGGCCACGTCTCCCCCGAGACGATGGACGAGGTGGCGGCGCTGCTCGGCCTGGCGTCCGCCGAGGTGCGCGGGACGGTCACCTTCTACACGATGTACAACAAGCAGCCGGTGGGGCGTTTCCTCATCCAGGTCTGCACCAACATCAGCTGCAGCCTGTGCAAGGGCGAGGAGGTGCTCGACGCCTTCCTGCGGCACACGGGCACCGAGCTGGGTGAAACCTCCGGGGACGGCGACTTCACCGTCATCGAGGTGGAGTGCCTGGCCGCGTGCGGCTTCCCGGTGGCCGTGCAGATCAATTCCCGCTACTACGAGAACGTGCTGCCGGACGACGTGCCCGCCCTCCTGCAGCGCCTCAGGGAGCACGGCGAGTAG